A genomic segment from Patescibacteria group bacterium encodes:
- the rpoA gene encoding DNA-directed RNA polymerase subunit alpha yields MEKNFLAKKIKYTEDSTNKNKGLIEIEPCYPGYGITWGNAIRRVLLSSLEGSAVTCIKIKGTKHEFSVIDNIKEDVMEIILNLKLLRFKILKNQDEPIKLTLSVKGEKKVLGKDINESLSAEVVNKDLVIANLTDKQAKLDIDIWVEKGYGWVSSEDKSRQGLDVGVIVVDSIFSPILNVGLNIDDVRVGKRTDFDKISLRIETDGIISPIDAFLKASKLLSSQFDFFINLTNSEDEKPKKVVKKIAKKVPVKKKVVKKAVKKVPVKKKVVKKAVKKVPVKKKVVKKAVKKKTIKKK; encoded by the coding sequence ATGGAGAAAAATTTTTTAGCAAAGAAAATTAAATATACAGAAGATTCAACCAATAAAAATAAAGGATTAATAGAGATAGAGCCATGTTATCCGGGTTATGGAATAACCTGGGGGAATGCGATTAGAAGAGTTTTGTTATCATCTCTTGAGGGCTCGGCTGTTACTTGCATAAAAATAAAAGGAACAAAGCATGAATTTTCTGTTATTGATAATATAAAAGAAGATGTAATGGAGATTATCTTGAATTTAAAATTATTAAGATTTAAAATTTTAAAAAATCAAGATGAGCCAATCAAATTAACATTATCAGTCAAAGGAGAAAAAAAAGTTTTAGGAAAGGACATTAATGAATCTTTAAGTGCAGAAGTAGTTAATAAGGATTTAGTGATTGCAAATTTAACAGATAAGCAAGCAAAATTAGATATAGATATTTGGGTTGAAAAAGGATATGGGTGGGTATCATCAGAAGACAAATCAAGGCAAGGGCTTGATGTTGGTGTGATTGTGGTTGATTCCATTTTTAGCCCTATTTTAAATGTTGGGTTAAATATAGATGATGTTCGTGTTGGGAAAAGAACAGATTTTGACAAAATTAGTTTACGAATAGAAACAGATGGCATTATTAGTCCGATTGATGCTTTTCTTAAGGCATCAAAATTATTATCATCTCAATTTGATTTTTTTATTAATTTGACTAATTCAGAGGACGAGAAGCCTAAAAAGGTAGTTAAAAAAATTGCTAAGAAAGTCCCTGTTAAGAAAAAAGTTGTTAAAAAAGCAGTTAAGAAAGTCCCTGTTAAGAAAAAAGTTGTTAAAAAAGCAGTTAAGAAAGTCCCTGTTAAGAAAAAAGTTGTTAAAAAAGCAGTTAAGAAGAAAACAATCAAGAAAAAATAA
- the rplM gene encoding 50S ribosomal protein L13 — translation MSKIKIDRKIQKLDARGEILGRFASQIAQLLMGKGKESYVPNVDVGDIVIVKNMDKIKVTGNKLKQKKYYRHSGYTGNLKIKKMEEILEESPEKLLEFAVFNMLPKNKLRKPRMKRLRFE, via the coding sequence ATGTCAAAAATAAAAATAGATAGAAAAATTCAAAAATTAGACGCCCGGGGAGAGATTTTAGGAAGATTTGCTAGTCAGATAGCTCAATTGCTTATGGGTAAAGGGAAAGAGAGTTATGTTCCAAATGTTGATGTTGGGGATATTGTTATTGTTAAAAACATGGATAAGATAAAAGTTACTGGCAATAAATTAAAACAAAAAAAATATTATAGACATAGTGGATATACTGGTAATCTGAAAATAAAAAAAATGGAAGAAATACTAGAAGAATCTCCTGAAAAATTGTTGGAGTTTGCTGTTTTTAACATGTTGCCTAAAAATAAATTAAGAAAACCAAGAATGAAAAGATTGCGGTTTGAATAA
- the rpsK gene encoding 30S ribosomal protein S11, whose product MASKKKNIIKNIRKGQVHIKATYNNTIVSITDQSGNVVAWASAGKLGFKGPKKATPYAASVIVKHAIDKAKEYDFKDAQVFVKGVGMGRESAIRSIYANGINILSIKDVTSIPHNGCRQRKPRRV is encoded by the coding sequence ATGGCAAGTAAGAAAAAAAATATTATTAAAAATATTAGAAAAGGACAGGTTCATATTAAAGCAACTTATAATAATACAATTGTTAGTATTACGGATCAGTCAGGAAATGTTGTTGCTTGGGCTAGCGCTGGAAAATTAGGATTTAAGGGCCCTAAAAAAGCAACTCCATATGCTGCTAGTGTTATTGTTAAACATGCGATTGATAAAGCAAAAGAATATGACTTTAAGGATGCGCAGGTTTTTGTAAAAGGAGTTGGCATGGGGAGGGAATCAGCCATTCGATCGATTTATGCAAATGGTATTAATATATTATCAATAAAAGATGTTACTTCTATTCCTCACAATGGATGTAGGCAAAGGAAGCCAAGAAGAGTTTAA
- the rpsD gene encoding 30S ribosomal protein S4, whose protein sequence is MKATPRCKICRREGVKLFLKGDRCSTSKCSFVKKKYPPGIHGPTQRIRRTEYGIQLREKQKLKRFFGISEKQLRNYFAKAQRLKGNSETNFLKLLEKRLDNVVYRGGIAKSRRQARQIVSHGNVLVNGIRLNIPSHQVKAGDLIKIKDKQGVVKFIKESIGQASKKDQESIPLWLSFDSKKLEIKVLKEISEESLPKEFNTGLIISFLSR, encoded by the coding sequence ATGAAAGCAACCCCAAGATGTAAAATTTGTAGACGAGAAGGCGTAAAACTTTTTTTAAAGGGAGATAGGTGCTCAACTTCTAAGTGTTCTTTTGTTAAGAAGAAATATCCACCTGGAATACATGGACCAACCCAACGAATTAGAAGAACAGAGTATGGTATTCAGTTGAGAGAGAAACAAAAATTAAAAAGATTTTTTGGAATTTCAGAAAAACAATTAAGAAATTATTTTGCCAAGGCACAGAGATTAAAAGGAAATTCAGAAACAAATTTTTTAAAATTATTAGAAAAAAGACTAGACAATGTTGTTTATAGGGGTGGGATAGCTAAATCAAGAAGACAAGCAAGACAGATTGTTAGTCACGGGAATGTTTTAGTGAACGGGATAAGATTAAATATCCCTTCTCATCAAGTAAAGGCTGGAGATTTGATTAAAATTAAAGACAAGCAAGGAGTAGTTAAATTTATAAAAGAATCAATTGGCCAAGCTAGTAAAAAAGATCAAGAATCAATCCCGTTATGGCTTAGTTTTGACTCTAAAAAACTAGAAATAAAGGTTTTAAAAGAAATTTCAGAAGAAAGTTTACCAAAAGAGTTTAATACAGGACTAATCATTTCTTTTTTAAGTAGATAA
- the rplQ gene encoding 50S ribosomal protein L17: MRHRKKGKILGRKYAQRKALYRDLSNALILNDKIKTTEAKAKAVKPIVERLITRAKENSITNYRRINSFLQSRESTKKILEEIGPKYKTRPGGYSRIIKTGPRKGDNAKMVILELV; this comes from the coding sequence ATGAGACACAGGAAAAAGGGGAAAATTTTAGGAAGAAAATATGCTCAAAGAAAAGCACTATATAGAGATTTAAGCAATGCTTTGATTTTAAATGATAAAATAAAAACAACAGAAGCTAAAGCAAAGGCAGTTAAGCCTATAGTTGAAAGATTAATAACAAGGGCAAAAGAAAATAGTATTACTAATTATAGAAGAATAAATTCATTTTTACAGAGTAGGGAATCAACTAAAAAAATTTTAGAAGAAATAGGACCAAAATACAAAACTAGACCAGGTGGGTATTCTAGAATTATTAAAACAGGTCCAAGAAAAGGAGATAATGCAAAAATGGTAATATTGGAACTTGTTTAA
- the def gene encoding peptide deformylase, producing the protein MLEIKKYNNSCLRVKCKKVEQVTEQVEVFTEKMLKTMHLNDGIGLSAPQVGDNRRIIVIDINPIIGKKNKGLFSLINPEIIKTSEKYIKINEGCLSLPGVNLKIKRHKTIKVKAYSVKHKKEIIIQASGLLSAVLQHEIDHLDGVLIIDRVGFFAKRKALKRIDSNY; encoded by the coding sequence ATGTTAGAGATAAAAAAATATAATAATTCTTGCTTAAGGGTTAAATGCAAAAAAGTTGAACAGGTTACAGAACAAGTAGAAGTATTTACAGAGAAGATGTTAAAAACAATGCATTTAAATGATGGTATTGGGTTATCTGCTCCACAAGTAGGGGATAATAGGAGAATTATTGTTATTGATATAAACCCGATTATAGGAAAAAAAAATAAAGGGTTGTTTTCTTTGATAAATCCTGAGATAATAAAAACAAGCGAAAAATATATTAAAATAAATGAAGGTTGTTTAAGTTTGCCAGGGGTAAATTTAAAGATTAAAAGACATAAAACAATCAAAGTAAAGGCATACTCAGTAAAACATAAAAAAGAAATTATTATACAAGCAAGCGGGTTGCTTTCAGCTGTTCTACAGCACGAAATTGATCACCTGGATGGAGTTTTGATTATTGATAGGGTGGGTTTTTTTGCAAAAAGAAAAGCATTAAAAAGAATAGATAGTAATTATTGA
- the rpsM gene encoding 30S ribosomal protein S13 yields the protein MARISGINLPLNKRAEIGLTYIFGIGKSTSNKILETVKIDKNKLIKDLSEGEVEKVRSIIEKNYKAEGVLKRQILDNIKRLKQINSYRGTRHSKRLPVRGQRTKTNSRTIRGNVRKKGASGKKASGKKV from the coding sequence ATGGCAAGAATATCAGGGATTAATTTACCATTAAACAAAAGAGCAGAAATAGGCTTGACCTATATTTTTGGGATTGGGAAGAGTACATCAAATAAAATATTAGAAACAGTTAAAATAGATAAAAATAAATTAATAAAAGATTTGTCTGAAGGGGAAGTAGAAAAAGTTAGGTCTATTATCGAAAAAAATTATAAAGCAGAAGGAGTATTAAAACGACAAATCCTGGACAATATAAAAAGATTAAAACAGATTAATTCTTATAGAGGCACGAGACATTCAAAGAGGTTGCCAGTTAGAGGGCAAAGAACAAAAACAAATAGCCGGACAATAAGAGGAAATGTTAGAAAAAAAGGAGCTAGTGGAAAAAAAGCGTCTGGTAAAAAAGTTTAA